From the genome of Acidobacteriota bacterium:
GCTTGTCGCGGTCATACTGATCGCGCTGTCCATCGTTACCATCTACATGCTCATCGAGCGGATGCTGGTCTTCTCCCGCGCGAAGAAGCAGTCCCTCGCGGCGGCCGGCAAGCTGGCCGACCTGCTCAAGAGCGGCAACCTCAAGGACGCGCTCGCCCTGGCGAACAAGAAGGACTATAAGGGCAGCCACCTGGCCCGGGTCACCGCCGGCAGCGTCCAGGCCATCATCGAGGGCAAGGAAGCCAAGCTCGGTCTCGACGAGCAGCTCGAATCCGCCGCCCGCGGCGGCGAGCGGGCCAAGAGCCTGTTCAACCAGGAGCTCCGGCGCGGCCTGAGCATCCTGGCCACGGTCGCCACCTCGGCGCCCTTCATCGGCCTGTTCGGCACGATCTTCGGCATCATCAACGCCTTCCGCGGCATGCAGCTGACCGGCTCGGGCGGCATCGGCGCGGTCGCCGGCGGCATCGCCGAGGCCCTGGTCACCAC
Proteins encoded in this window:
- a CDS encoding MotA/TolQ/ExbB proton channel family protein; the protein is MQFGLLEMWAAMGAVAKLVAVILIALSIVTIYMLIERMLVFSRAKKQSLAAAGKLADLLKSGNLKDALALANKKDYKGSHLARVTAGSVQAIIEGKEAKLGLDEQLESAARGGERAKSLFNQELRRGLSILATVATSAPFIGLFGTIFGIINAFRGMQLTGSGGIGAVAGGIAEALVTTAVGIAVAVLALWVFNILNTRIEVFDAEMDNTQSQVLDFFLKTGESR